A genome region from Gloeocapsopsis sp. IPPAS B-1203 includes the following:
- a CDS encoding manganese catalase family protein encodes MFYHQKRLQYFTPPEKPDPVYAMKMQELIGGSFGEMTVMMQYLFQGWNCRGPAKYRDMLLDIGTEEIGHVEMLATMIACLLDKAPLKLQEEGAADRIVGAVMGGSNPRDEIMAAAMNPQHAIVSGLGAMPADSVGFPWNGRFIVASGNLLADFRSNLHAESQGLMQAVRLYEMTDDPGVKDHLSFMIARDTMHQNQWLAAIEDLQSEGLEATVAPSVAHEYGKNEYAYQFWNHSEGTQSAEGRWAKGPTPDGKGEFEYIANPQPIGPEPNPPQPDPRLHGTSKTSQVPGNAGLA; translated from the coding sequence ATGTTTTATCATCAAAAGCGGTTGCAATACTTCACTCCGCCAGAGAAACCAGATCCTGTATATGCAATGAAAATGCAGGAGCTGATCGGCGGTTCATTTGGAGAAATGACCGTCATGATGCAGTACTTATTCCAAGGTTGGAACTGCCGAGGACCTGCTAAGTATCGAGATATGTTGCTAGACATTGGTACTGAGGAAATCGGTCACGTTGAGATGCTAGCTACAATGATTGCGTGTTTACTAGATAAGGCACCGCTGAAACTTCAGGAAGAAGGAGCCGCAGACCGGATCGTGGGTGCAGTTATGGGTGGTAGTAATCCCCGAGATGAGATCATGGCAGCCGCTATGAACCCACAACATGCGATCGTATCTGGATTAGGTGCAATGCCAGCCGACAGCGTTGGTTTTCCTTGGAATGGTCGCTTTATTGTTGCCAGTGGTAACTTACTTGCAGACTTTCGTTCTAATCTCCATGCAGAGTCTCAAGGTCTGATGCAGGCTGTACGGTTGTATGAGATGACAGACGACCCTGGAGTGAAAGACCACCTCAGTTTTATGATTGCCCGCGATACGATGCATCAAAACCAGTGGTTAGCGGCAATTGAAGATCTACAAAGTGAAGGACTAGAGGCAACAGTTGCTCCCAGTGTCGCCCACGAATATGGCAAGAACGAGTATGCCTATCAGTTCTGGAATCACTCGGAAGGTACGCAAAGTGCTGAAGGGCGTTGGGCTAAAGGTCCTACACCAGATGGAAAAGGTGAATTTGAATATATCGCAAATCCACAACCAATTGGACCTGAACCCAATCCACCACAACCCGATCCCCGTTTGCATGGTACAAGCAAAACTAGCCAAGTTCCTGGTAATGCTGGTTTAGCATAG
- a CDS encoding cupin domain-containing protein gives MSDTTVMKVSSQHSPHGEMGQKYLASGKTVSMRLWENEQPDEPKPEATRDYETVGYVIQGRAELHLEGQKLLLEPGDSWVVPKGASHTYKILEAFTAIEATSPPAQVHGRDES, from the coding sequence ATGAGTGACACTACTGTAATGAAAGTCAGTTCCCAACATTCACCACACGGTGAGATGGGTCAGAAGTACCTTGCTTCTGGTAAAACTGTGTCAATGCGACTCTGGGAAAACGAACAACCAGACGAACCAAAACCTGAAGCAACGCGCGATTATGAAACTGTCGGCTATGTAATTCAAGGACGCGCAGAATTACACCTAGAAGGTCAAAAGCTTTTGCTCGAACCTGGAGATTCTTGGGTTGTCCCCAAAGGTGCATCTCATACATACAAAATACTCGAGGCTTTTACGGCAATTGAGGCAACAAGTCCACCTGCTCAAGTACATGGACGCGACGAATCTTAA
- a CDS encoding zinc-dependent alcohol dehydrogenase: MKAVCWEGTNKVEVKNVPDPKILNPRDAIIKITSTAICGSDLHLYDGYVPTMKKGDILGHEFMGEVVELGSAVKNVQKGDRVVVPFTISCGNCFFCNRDLWSLCDNSNPNAWIAEKLMGHSPSGLFGYSHMLGGYAGGQAEYARVPFADVGLFKIPEGLTDDQVLFLTDIFPTGYMAAENCDIKPGDTVAIWGCGPVGQFAIRSAYMLGADRVIAIDRVPERLQMAKEQGKAEVLNYEEVDVGEALKEMTGGRGPDACMDAVGMEAHGTGLEGFYDEAKQALRLETDRPTALRQVIVACRKGGTVSIPGVYGGFIDKMPMGAAMNKGLTMKMGQTHVHRYLKPLLEHIQNGDIDPSFVITHRMKLEDAPKGYETFKHKKDNCIKVVLKP; this comes from the coding sequence ATGAAAGCAGTTTGCTGGGAAGGTACTAACAAGGTTGAGGTGAAAAATGTACCAGATCCCAAGATCCTGAATCCGCGCGATGCCATTATTAAAATTACATCAACAGCAATTTGTGGTTCTGATCTACACCTTTATGACGGGTATGTCCCAACGATGAAAAAAGGCGACATCCTTGGTCATGAATTTATGGGAGAGGTTGTCGAACTGGGTAGTGCAGTTAAAAATGTGCAAAAAGGCGATCGCGTTGTCGTTCCCTTCACTATATCTTGTGGTAACTGCTTTTTCTGTAACCGCGATTTATGGTCGTTATGCGATAACTCTAACCCTAATGCTTGGATTGCCGAAAAACTGATGGGACACTCGCCCTCAGGTCTTTTTGGCTACTCCCATATGCTAGGAGGTTATGCTGGCGGTCAAGCTGAATATGCCCGCGTTCCTTTTGCAGATGTTGGTTTATTCAAGATCCCTGAAGGACTTACTGATGACCAAGTACTGTTTCTCACAGATATTTTTCCGACAGGATACATGGCGGCAGAAAATTGCGACATCAAGCCAGGTGATACTGTAGCGATTTGGGGATGTGGACCTGTAGGACAGTTTGCGATTAGAAGTGCATATATGTTAGGTGCAGACCGCGTCATTGCCATTGATCGAGTTCCTGAACGCCTACAAATGGCAAAAGAACAGGGTAAGGCAGAAGTTCTCAACTATGAAGAAGTCGATGTCGGGGAAGCCCTCAAAGAAATGACAGGTGGGCGCGGACCTGATGCTTGTATGGATGCTGTCGGTATGGAAGCCCACGGGACAGGTTTAGAAGGATTCTATGATGAAGCAAAGCAAGCATTGCGATTAGAAACTGATCGACCAACTGCGCTAAGACAAGTGATTGTTGCCTGTCGTAAGGGTGGTACGGTATCAATTCCTGGCGTTTATGGTGGCTTCATCGACAAGATGCCTATGGGTGCTGCGATGAATAAAGGTTTAACGATGAAGATGGGACAAACACACGTCCATCGTTATTTAAAGCCATTGCTTGAACACATCCAAAATGGCGATATCGATCCGTCTTTTGTGATTACGCATCGCATGAAGCTAGAAGATGCACCCAAAGGTTATGAAACCTTCAAGCATAAGAAAGATAATTGTATTAAGGTCGTACTCAAGCCTTAA
- a CDS encoding SRPBCC family protein, producing the protein MKQAQEAIGLNQPIKVEKTVTINKPAAELYSYWHDFAKLPTFMKHLESVTVIDSKKSHWVAKAPLDTSVEWDAEIIQEKENELIAWASAEDADIENSGFVRFKPAPENRGTEVKVVLEYNPPGGAIASAVAKLFGEEPEQQIGDDLRRFKQLMEAGEIATTEGQPSGRE; encoded by the coding sequence TTGAAGCAAGCCCAAGAAGCAATCGGATTGAATCAACCGATTAAAGTTGAAAAAACAGTCACAATTAACAAACCTGCTGCAGAACTCTATAGCTACTGGCACGATTTTGCTAAATTACCTACATTCATGAAGCATCTAGAGTCGGTAACGGTAATCGATAGTAAAAAATCGCATTGGGTTGCCAAAGCACCTTTAGATACTAGTGTTGAGTGGGATGCAGAAATTATTCAAGAGAAAGAAAACGAATTAATCGCTTGGGCTTCTGCAGAAGACGCTGATATTGAGAATTCTGGTTTTGTCCGCTTTAAACCTGCACCAGAGAATCGCGGTACAGAAGTTAAAGTTGTCTTGGAATATAACCCTCCAGGTGGAGCGATCGCATCAGCAGTAGCAAAACTTTTTGGTGAAGAACCCGAACAGCAAATTGGTGACGATCTCCGTCGTTTCAAACAATTGATGGAAGCGGGCGAGATTGCGACAACAGAAGGTCAACCTTCCGGAAGGGAATAG
- a CDS encoding DJ-1/PfpI/YhbO family deglycase/protease, with the protein MTISNNSYNSKKVAILIENGVEDVEFQVPYNALKQAGFDVTILGSRTNEKYKGKQGKLAKEADGTTTEAMASQFDAIIVPGGMAPDRMRRNPNTVRFVQEAMEQGKLIAAVCHGPQLLIEGDLLKGKTATGFIAVRKDMINAGANYVDEPLAVDGNLITSRQPGDLAIFTTAILSRLGYGGKEAALPNETDNNAEWWKLADAWGGSKKSEVVQALNTALAGERYAQEALEHYAEKESDGEVRSLFQQMMQSKLQHIQKLEARLAALGEKPSLSANIADKYAKVKAALHGSDDIYQIRSALGDLQTGINDLSTLMVSTTDPVTTALIQDIVQDLMQQEQHLVKLYRARVGNEVKPGKPTTGPAIAAQ; encoded by the coding sequence ATGACAATTTCTAATAATTCTTACAATAGTAAAAAAGTCGCTATACTCATCGAAAATGGAGTTGAAGATGTTGAATTTCAAGTGCCATACAATGCGTTGAAGCAAGCAGGATTCGATGTCACCATTCTAGGTTCGCGCACAAACGAAAAGTACAAAGGCAAACAAGGTAAGCTTGCCAAAGAAGCTGATGGAACAACAACAGAAGCTATGGCTTCCCAGTTTGATGCAATCATTGTTCCAGGCGGAATGGCTCCTGATAGAATGCGTCGCAATCCGAATACTGTACGCTTTGTTCAAGAAGCAATGGAACAAGGAAAACTTATCGCTGCAGTTTGTCACGGACCACAACTTTTAATTGAAGGTGATTTGCTTAAAGGTAAAACAGCTACTGGCTTTATTGCAGTGCGCAAGGACATGATCAACGCTGGTGCAAATTATGTAGATGAACCATTAGCAGTTGATGGTAATCTCATTACCTCGCGTCAACCTGGAGACTTAGCAATCTTTACGACAGCGATTTTGAGCCGTTTAGGTTACGGTGGCAAAGAAGCTGCATTGCCAAACGAAACTGACAATAACGCAGAGTGGTGGAAATTAGCAGATGCATGGGGTGGCTCGAAAAAGAGCGAAGTTGTTCAAGCCTTAAATACTGCTTTAGCAGGTGAGCGATATGCTCAAGAAGCATTAGAACACTATGCAGAAAAAGAATCTGATGGTGAAGTGCGATCGCTCTTTCAACAAATGATGCAAAGTAAGTTGCAGCACATTCAAAAGTTAGAAGCACGTTTAGCTGCTTTGGGTGAAAAGCCGTCATTGAGCGCAAATATTGCGGATAAGTACGCTAAAGTCAAAGCTGCACTTCACGGTAGCGATGATATTTATCAAATCCGTAGTGCATTAGGTGACTTGCAAACAGGTATCAACGATCTTTCTACCTTAATGGTAAGTACCACAGATCCCGTAACTACAGCCTTGATCCAAGATATCGTTCAAGACTTGATGCAGCAGGAACAGCATTTAGTAAAACTGTATCGGGCGCGAGTAGGAAATGAAGTCAAGCCAGGTAAGCCGACAACAGGACCTGCGATCGCTGCTCAGTAA
- a CDS encoding DUF6335 family protein: MAEKINKADKDTHEFIDEVEQESTASYGTGVHTPPGVNSGRKTVRDRLNDYNDVSPELSGGDLDAAWDQADVAGEEAVGGTAPTPDQNVVDEIGSAVGLDMAEEEYVHTTEVLNVRDDRRWELDPQSSEDYQEHSD; encoded by the coding sequence ATGGCTGAAAAAATAAATAAAGCTGATAAAGATACCCATGAATTTATAGACGAAGTAGAGCAAGAAAGTACTGCATCTTATGGCACAGGAGTACACACACCACCTGGCGTAAATTCTGGCAGAAAGACAGTGCGCGATCGCCTGAATGATTACAACGATGTCAGCCCAGAGTTATCAGGAGGCGACTTAGATGCAGCCTGGGATCAAGCTGATGTTGCTGGTGAAGAAGCGGTAGGAGGAACTGCACCGACTCCTGATCAAAATGTTGTTGATGAAATAGGATCAGCAGTAGGGCTAGATATGGCAGAAGAAGAATATGTTCATACTACCGAAGTACTAAATGTCCGTGACGATCGCCGTTGGGAGTTAGATCCGCAATCTTCTGAAGATTATCAAGAACACAGTGATTAA
- a CDS encoding SDR family oxidoreductase, with the protein MDRRLEGKVAIVTGAATGIGEAIAHKFAKEGAKVIVNSLPDDPIQDVVDAIKKYGGEAVPYAGDVSQEFHAQNCVQTAITAYGQLDILINNAGVFLATAETQDYPVDVFDDTVRMNIRSAFLMTKYALPHLQKSRGNIVSAGSEAGFNGIAQNTPYGGTKGWMHSFMKGVAVEQAKYCIRANCVCPGAIDTAWTRKEKGPMDSKMEKMLIQGTPMARRGTPEEVANVYAFIASSEASYVTGALWLVDGGVTVAKGAVGSDTPMWFRSEPQGELRLEHEQEGLDNKDTQAIK; encoded by the coding sequence ATGGATCGACGTCTAGAAGGAAAAGTTGCCATTGTGACAGGAGCAGCGACAGGAATTGGAGAGGCGATCGCTCATAAATTTGCCAAAGAAGGAGCAAAAGTCATCGTCAACAGCTTACCCGACGATCCGATTCAGGATGTTGTCGATGCCATTAAAAAGTACGGTGGTGAAGCAGTTCCCTATGCTGGTGACGTTTCTCAAGAATTCCACGCTCAAAACTGCGTTCAAACTGCGATTACTGCTTATGGGCAATTAGATATCCTCATTAATAATGCAGGTGTATTTCTAGCTACAGCAGAAACGCAAGACTACCCAGTTGACGTTTTTGATGACACCGTGCGGATGAACATTCGTTCTGCATTCTTGATGACTAAGTATGCTCTACCGCACTTGCAAAAATCCCGTGGTAATATCGTTTCTGCTGGCTCAGAAGCTGGTTTTAATGGCATTGCCCAAAACACCCCGTACGGTGGTACTAAAGGCTGGATGCATTCTTTTATGAAAGGCGTTGCAGTTGAGCAAGCAAAATATTGTATCCGTGCTAATTGTGTTTGTCCTGGTGCAATTGATACAGCATGGACGCGCAAAGAAAAAGGACCAATGGATAGCAAAATGGAGAAAATGCTGATTCAGGGAACACCCATGGCGCGACGCGGTACACCTGAAGAAGTGGCAAATGTTTATGCGTTTATTGCGTCTTCTGAAGCAAGCTACGTCACAGGTGCATTGTGGTTAGTTGATGGCGGCGTTACTGTCGCTAAAGGTGCTGTTGGTTCAGATACTCCTATGTGGTTCCGATCAGAACCTCAGGGAGAATTACGTTTAGAACACGAGCAAGAAGGATTAGATAATAAAGACACTCAAGCAATTAAGTAG
- a CDS encoding orange carotenoid protein N-terminal domain-containing protein, whose translation MATTNDETVTQVVKAFQSLGVDEQLALFWFIYKEMGDSITPAAPQASTVSPDIAEGLFNQIKEKSHEEQLQFQRDLINNADTEYTRMYGSMSDTTKLLVWYRLAQGMDSGTIIPMPPNYELSSEAKKVLEQVKGLEFEQQITTMRDYVSPMGAEPKAGAEV comes from the coding sequence ATGGCAACTACTAATGATGAGACAGTAACCCAAGTCGTCAAAGCTTTTCAAAGCTTGGGTGTAGATGAGCAATTAGCTTTATTCTGGTTTATTTACAAAGAAATGGGTGACTCAATTACACCAGCTGCTCCTCAAGCTAGCACCGTTTCACCTGATATTGCAGAAGGGCTTTTCAATCAGATCAAAGAAAAGTCTCACGAAGAACAGCTACAGTTTCAGCGTGACTTGATTAATAATGCCGATACTGAATACACCCGCATGTATGGCTCAATGAGTGATACCACTAAGCTATTAGTTTGGTATCGTTTAGCTCAAGGAATGGACAGTGGTACAATCATTCCTATGCCACCCAATTATGAACTTTCCTCAGAAGCAAAAAAAGTTCTTGAGCAGGTGAAAGGACTTGAATTTGAGCAGCAAATTACAACAATGCGTGACTATGTATCACCGATGGGCGCAGAACCCAAGGCTGGGGCAGAAGTATAA
- a CDS encoding orange carotenoid protein N-terminal domain-containing protein → MTSTNMDSVNKSVAAFKQLDIDDRLAALALIYQEVASAVPANALQASPQVSGLVAKIQKLSQQRQVDALRDLLPATRNDQNETTLDPNPSKALTELISGGNTVPTSEYGSMPTESKLAFWYQIAQKLGNGVVGIPSDYHPSAQVTELLSSLKSLDTDQKVSFLTQAL, encoded by the coding sequence ATGACTTCTACGAACATGGATAGTGTTAATAAATCTGTAGCAGCTTTCAAGCAATTAGATATTGACGATCGCTTAGCTGCCTTAGCCTTAATTTATCAAGAAGTAGCTAGTGCAGTACCAGCGAACGCCTTACAAGCATCACCCCAAGTAAGTGGGTTAGTTGCAAAAATTCAGAAACTATCTCAACAAAGACAGGTTGATGCGTTGCGAGATCTCTTACCTGCAACAAGAAACGATCAAAACGAGACAACTCTCGATCCAAATCCTAGTAAAGCATTAACTGAACTCATTTCTGGTGGCAATACTGTTCCTACAAGTGAGTATGGCTCAATGCCAACTGAGTCAAAATTAGCATTTTGGTATCAAATAGCACAGAAACTAGGTAATGGTGTTGTAGGAATCCCCAGTGATTATCATCCTTCAGCGCAAGTAACTGAATTGTTAAGCTCGCTCAAATCGCTAGACACTGATCAGAAAGTGAGTTTTTTAACACAAGCACTTTAA